A part of Puntigrus tetrazona isolate hp1 chromosome 21, ASM1883169v1, whole genome shotgun sequence genomic DNA contains:
- the ndfip1l gene encoding NEDD4 family-interacting protein 1-like isoform X2: protein MAEPSGRYQQLPNEEEPEEGAQVTGDAPPPYSSIAADSAAYFDYKDDAAFPKPPSYNVATSLPSYDEAERTKAESTVPLVSGRDDDFVARDDFEDADQLQIGNDGIFMLTCFMAFLFNWIGFFLSFCLTTSAAGRYGAISGFGLSLIKWILIVRFSTYFPGYFDGQYWLWWVFLVLGILLFLRGFINYAKIRKMADSVSTLPRTRVLFIY from the exons ATGGCTGAGCCAAGTGGGAGATATCAGCAG CTGCCCAATGAAGAGGAGCCAGAGGAGGGAGCTCAGGTGACCGGCGACGCTCCTCCCCCGTACAGCAGTATTGCAGCTGACAGCGCAG CGTATTTTGACTACAAAGACGACGCCGCGTTTCCCAAGCCCCCGTCTTACAACGTGGCCACATCTCTGCCGTCGTACGACGAGGCAGAGCGAACCAAAGCGGAGTCGACTGTCCCGCTGGTGTCTGGCAGA GATGATGACTTTGTGGCCAGAGATGACTTTGAGGACGCTGACCAGCTGCAGATAGGCAATGATGGCATTTTCATGTTGACGTGTTTCA TGGCATTTCTCTTCAACTGGATTGGCTTCTTTCTGTCGTTCTGCCTTACGACCTCAGCAGCTGGCCGTTATGGCGCCATCTCTGGGTTTGGTTTGTCTCTCATCAAATGGATTCTCATTGTACGG TTTTCTACTTATTTCCCTGGTTACTTTGATGGGCAATACTGGTTATGGTGGGTGTTTCTGGTGCTTG GCATCCTGCTCTTCCTCCGAGGCTTTATTAACTACGCCAAGATCCGAAAAATGGCAGACTCTGTTTCTACTCTTCCGCGGACCAGAGTTCTCTTCATCTATTAA
- the ndfip1l gene encoding NEDD4 family-interacting protein 1-like isoform X1: protein MAEPSGRYQQLPNEEEPEEGAQVTGDAPPPYSSIAADSAAYFDYKDDAAFPKPPSYNVATSLPSYDEAERTKAESTVPLVSGRHRERLDTFDDVTRCALEDDDFVARDDFEDADQLQIGNDGIFMLTCFMAFLFNWIGFFLSFCLTTSAAGRYGAISGFGLSLIKWILIVRFSTYFPGYFDGQYWLWWVFLVLGILLFLRGFINYAKIRKMADSVSTLPRTRVLFIY, encoded by the exons ATGGCTGAGCCAAGTGGGAGATATCAGCAG CTGCCCAATGAAGAGGAGCCAGAGGAGGGAGCTCAGGTGACCGGCGACGCTCCTCCCCCGTACAGCAGTATTGCAGCTGACAGCGCAG CGTATTTTGACTACAAAGACGACGCCGCGTTTCCCAAGCCCCCGTCTTACAACGTGGCCACATCTCTGCCGTCGTACGACGAGGCAGAGCGAACCAAAGCGGAGTCGACTGTCCCGCTGGTGTCTGGCAGA CACAGGGAACGTCTGGACACATTCGATGACGTAACTCGCTGTGCGCTGGAG GATGATGACTTTGTGGCCAGAGATGACTTTGAGGACGCTGACCAGCTGCAGATAGGCAATGATGGCATTTTCATGTTGACGTGTTTCA TGGCATTTCTCTTCAACTGGATTGGCTTCTTTCTGTCGTTCTGCCTTACGACCTCAGCAGCTGGCCGTTATGGCGCCATCTCTGGGTTTGGTTTGTCTCTCATCAAATGGATTCTCATTGTACGG TTTTCTACTTATTTCCCTGGTTACTTTGATGGGCAATACTGGTTATGGTGGGTGTTTCTGGTGCTTG GCATCCTGCTCTTCCTCCGAGGCTTTATTAACTACGCCAAGATCCGAAAAATGGCAGACTCTGTTTCTACTCTTCCGCGGACCAGAGTTCTCTTCATCTATTAA